Proteins co-encoded in one Marinomonas sp. IMCC 4694 genomic window:
- a CDS encoding DUF2760 domain-containing protein, with the protein MTNKIKPVAFLPRFFGAFGQFFKYMGSGDYAARCQTASQGQLFAFESEPKVITETVEVIREIEVAAPVLDTVNADGAHQLLQLLQQEARFIDFVQESIDNYSDADVGAASRQIHAGCAKVLNQHFTIDVVNSAAENSRVEVSADYDAKQIKLEGRVEGKGPYSGTLIHPGWKITETRLPKVTNTDSLNILAPAEIEV; encoded by the coding sequence ATGACAAACAAAATTAAACCAGTTGCTTTTTTACCGCGCTTCTTCGGCGCGTTTGGCCAGTTTTTCAAGTACATGGGGAGCGGCGATTATGCCGCTCGCTGTCAAACAGCAAGCCAAGGCCAATTGTTTGCCTTTGAATCTGAGCCAAAAGTCATCACGGAAACGGTTGAAGTGATTCGTGAAATTGAAGTGGCAGCGCCAGTGTTGGACACGGTAAACGCCGACGGTGCGCATCAATTACTGCAATTGCTGCAACAAGAAGCACGTTTCATTGATTTCGTGCAAGAAAGTATCGACAACTACAGCGATGCGGATGTCGGTGCAGCGTCTCGTCAAATTCATGCTGGTTGCGCCAAAGTGTTAAATCAACATTTCACTATCGATGTGGTTAACAGCGCGGCTGAAAACAGTCGCGTAGAGGTCTCAGCGGATTACGACGCCAAGCAAATCAAGTTGGAAGGACGGGTAGAAGGCAAGGGGCCTTATTCTGGTACCTTGATTCATCCCGGTTGGAAAATCACTGAGACGCGTTTGCCAAAAGTCACCAACACAGACAGCTTAAACATTCTGGCGCCTGCTGAAATCGAGGTATAA
- a CDS encoding ATP-binding cassette domain-containing protein, with translation MSLLSLEQISVAFGHNPLLSKISFSAEAGERVAIIGRNGAGKSTLLKVISGEQVPDEGMVRLEGGMTISQLPQELPDANEKTVREVVSQGAGQAHELMTRYFKLLEDFENDHADELSDIQTELDRIQGWDLEQRVNHMVQRLALPADKLMSELSGGWRRRVILAQALIANPDVLLLDEPTNHLDVPTIEWMEQQLQQFRGLILFITHDRRFLEKLANRIIELDRGNLISFSGNINAFLTFKEKLLEEEERANALFDKRLAEEEVWIRQGIKARRTRNEGRVRALEALRVERSERIGRQGNARMAIETKEKSGKLVAEFTQVSHSFEDKVILQPMDFIVNRGDRIGLIGPNGCGKSTFLKILLGDLAPVSGTVRQGTKLNVAYFDQLREQLDPEQTVAENVGEGKDVIEINGQNKHVIGYLGDFLFPPERARTPVKALSGGERNRVLLAKLFTRPANLLIMDEPTNDLDVETLELLEELLMNYDGTLLLVSHDRAFLDNVVTSVIAFEGEGHVKEYVGGYKDWIRQGGKFPTESTSQTDTPKVKTKGAAAVETATDTKETSKPKAKLSYKIQREFDDMPAKIAKLEEEIAALHVITSRNDFYADDAENVQKTLAKLAHKEEELEGTMERWLELEDMQNG, from the coding sequence ATGAGTCTATTGTCGTTAGAACAGATCAGTGTTGCTTTTGGGCATAATCCACTGCTGTCAAAAATCAGTTTTTCTGCCGAAGCCGGTGAGCGTGTTGCGATCATCGGTCGTAATGGCGCGGGTAAATCCACCTTATTAAAAGTCATATCAGGGGAACAAGTGCCTGACGAAGGCATGGTTCGCCTTGAAGGCGGTATGACGATCAGTCAGTTACCTCAAGAATTGCCCGATGCGAACGAAAAAACCGTTCGTGAAGTGGTCAGTCAAGGAGCCGGGCAAGCCCATGAATTGATGACGCGTTATTTTAAACTACTGGAAGATTTCGAAAACGATCACGCCGATGAGCTAAGCGACATTCAAACCGAACTGGATCGCATCCAAGGCTGGGATTTAGAGCAACGCGTTAATCATATGGTGCAGCGTTTAGCGCTACCAGCCGATAAGTTAATGTCTGAATTGTCAGGTGGCTGGCGTCGTCGAGTTATTTTGGCGCAAGCACTTATTGCCAATCCAGACGTTTTGTTGCTGGACGAACCGACTAACCATTTGGATGTGCCGACCATCGAATGGATGGAGCAACAGCTGCAACAATTCCGCGGTTTGATCTTGTTTATTACCCATGACCGTCGTTTTTTAGAAAAATTAGCCAACCGTATTATCGAATTGGATCGTGGCAACCTGATTTCTTTTAGTGGCAATATCAATGCCTTTCTTACTTTTAAAGAAAAGCTGCTTGAAGAAGAAGAGCGTGCCAATGCCTTGTTCGATAAGCGTTTAGCTGAAGAAGAGGTATGGATTCGCCAAGGTATTAAAGCGCGTCGGACCCGTAATGAGGGCCGAGTCCGAGCTTTAGAAGCATTGCGAGTAGAGCGTTCAGAACGTATTGGTCGCCAAGGCAATGCAAGGATGGCGATCGAGACCAAAGAAAAATCGGGTAAATTGGTGGCAGAATTCACCCAAGTTAGCCATTCTTTTGAAGATAAAGTCATTCTGCAGCCGATGGACTTTATTGTTAACCGCGGTGATCGTATTGGTTTGATTGGCCCTAATGGTTGCGGTAAAAGTACCTTCTTAAAAATCCTATTGGGCGATTTAGCGCCTGTGTCGGGCACGGTTCGTCAAGGTACGAAACTCAATGTGGCGTATTTTGATCAATTGCGAGAGCAGCTTGACCCCGAGCAAACCGTGGCGGAAAACGTGGGTGAAGGCAAAGACGTTATTGAAATCAACGGTCAAAATAAGCACGTGATTGGCTACTTGGGCGATTTCTTGTTCCCGCCTGAGCGTGCTCGTACCCCTGTTAAAGCCTTGTCAGGTGGTGAGCGTAACCGTGTGTTATTAGCGAAGTTGTTCACGCGTCCTGCTAACCTATTGATTATGGATGAGCCGACCAACGACCTCGATGTGGAAACATTGGAGTTGTTAGAAGAACTCCTGATGAACTACGACGGTACCTTGCTGTTAGTCAGCCATGACCGTGCGTTCCTAGATAACGTGGTCACCAGCGTGATTGCGTTTGAAGGCGAAGGTCATGTTAAAGAGTATGTGGGTGGCTATAAAGATTGGATTCGCCAAGGCGGTAAATTCCCAACAGAATCCACATCCCAAACAGACACGCCTAAAGTCAAAACGAAGGGTGCAGCGGCAGTAGAGACAGCCACTGACACAAAAGAGACGAGCAAGCCAAAAGCAAAATTAAGTTATAAAATTCAACGCGAATTTGATGACATGCCCGCTAAAATTGCCAAATTAGAAGAGGAAATCGCTGCGCTTCATGTGATCACAAGCCGCAACGATTTTTACGCTGACGACGCTGAAAACGTACAAAAAACCTTAGCCAAATTGGCCCACAAAGAAGAAGAATTAGAGGGCACCATGGAGCGTTGGCTTGAGCTTGAAGACATGCAAAACGGATAA
- a CDS encoding efflux RND transporter periplasmic adaptor subunit: MEFKSKIGPITAVVVTSAVVAWMFLGGNGITVSPHQNSTQEVTSSTSTSTSTSTSTSTSTSTESKAAYPVQAQTLTARTIEMHLPLSGSTLVNDTLTLTNSYQGRITRLFVEKGGMVKKGEAILTIDTRTLTLQIRQATLLIKQKQLELDGIKKLNANNLTSKVNLAQAETDLASAQATARALQVDLENATLTAPFSGILNTLDVQEGQVLSVGASVGVLVSINPIKISVNVPQNKIQHITLGTQGNIRLESGKKAEGFVSYISATANPTSRTIRVEMLVDNPDNTILAGLTAAVDFLLDEQRAHAFSPALLTLDDAGNTAIKILDLDNKVVVTPVDIIKSEREQVWARGLPDNVNIITVGQGFVTAGDKVDAHYQH; this comes from the coding sequence ATGGAGTTCAAAAGTAAAATAGGACCTATCACGGCGGTTGTTGTCACCTCGGCCGTGGTGGCTTGGATGTTTTTAGGAGGAAATGGCATTACCGTCAGTCCACATCAAAACAGTACGCAAGAAGTCACTTCGTCAACTTCAACTTCAACTTCAACTTCAACTTCAACTTCAACTTCAACTTCAACAGAGAGCAAAGCCGCTTACCCGGTTCAAGCGCAAACACTAACCGCACGAACCATTGAAATGCATTTACCACTCAGTGGAAGCACATTAGTTAATGACACGCTAACATTAACTAACAGCTATCAAGGTCGCATTACTCGGTTATTTGTAGAAAAAGGGGGAATGGTGAAAAAGGGAGAGGCGATATTAACAATCGATACGCGCACACTGACCTTACAGATCCGCCAAGCCACTCTTCTAATTAAGCAAAAGCAGCTTGAACTAGACGGGATCAAGAAATTAAATGCTAACAACTTAACGTCTAAAGTGAATTTGGCGCAGGCTGAAACGGATTTAGCGTCAGCCCAAGCGACGGCGCGCGCTCTGCAAGTCGATTTAGAAAATGCCACGTTAACCGCGCCTTTTTCAGGGATTCTAAACACTCTGGACGTTCAAGAAGGTCAAGTGCTATCGGTTGGGGCTTCAGTCGGCGTATTGGTCTCAATTAATCCGATAAAAATAAGCGTCAACGTGCCTCAAAATAAAATCCAACACATCACTTTGGGCACTCAAGGTAACATTCGCCTGGAGTCAGGCAAAAAAGCAGAAGGCTTTGTGTCCTATATCAGCGCCACCGCAAACCCAACCAGCAGAACCATTCGTGTCGAAATGCTGGTGGACAACCCAGACAATACAATACTGGCGGGACTCACGGCCGCGGTGGACTTTTTACTTGATGAACAACGTGCCCACGCTTTTTCTCCCGCTTTACTCACGCTGGATGACGCAGGCAATACCGCCATTAAAATCCTAGACTTGGACAACAAAGTCGTCGTAACGCCGGTTGACATCATTAAATCTGAACGCGAGCAAGTTTGGGCGCGGGGCTTACCAGATAATGTAAACATCATTACGGTAGGGCAAGGCTTTGTTACAGCTGGTGACAAAGTTGACGCCCACTATCAACATTAA
- a CDS encoding efflux RND transporter permease subunit, with translation MQTLIEAALARSRTVMMFFVLILIMGTVSYIEIAKENDPDITIPMAYVSVSLEGISPEDADSLLVHPLEKELKGLDGLKELKSTASEGHASIMLEFLSGIDIDQAISDTKDKVDRAKGELPSDADEPTVTEINLSTFPVLRVNLSGNVDFATLSRTAKNLQDDIEAVDGVLEAKISGDRDQQAQIIIRPEQLESYNLSLADVANFVSGNNRLVAAGNLDTGAGRFSLKVPGLLKTKEDILNLPVKADGDQVVLLKDIATGELTFEDANSYARVEGKRSITLAVSKRVGANIINTIQAVKVVVENESQQWQGGVEYNLTGDKSTDIETSLNDLFNNVLTATLLVMIVIVWALGIRSAFLVGLAIPGAFLAGILILDLQGYTINMVVLFALILSVGMLVDGAIVVTEYADRRLAEGASKTQAYSEAAKRMAWPITASTATTLAVFMPLLFWPDIVGEFMQFMPITIIATLSSSLVMALIVLPTIGSIIGKKGAYSNKTMHALRLSETGNLHELTGLTGLYGKALTRLVESPIWVLLFTIALLISVFVGYGKFGKGVEFFPNIEPESANLDIRARGDLSLAEKDALVRQVEQQLLGTRELKSVVATSYAAPGNNAAPDSIGSISMEFIDWYQRDTASVILDRIRDKTKQIPGIEVSAEKEQGGPQSGADIQLQLSSSYSQALNIAADEISKQLLLREEIITVSDDRSLAGIEWRIDINREEASRYGVDVNSLGNAIKLVTTGITLSDFLPEGADDKIDIVLRYPVNQRNLDQLDQLQIPTNQGSIPASNFINRYAAPKQGVINRTDGKKTIKIEADVKDGLVVDEVIKAIKVKLDAAGIDKTVSYEFRGNTEEQQKSMMFLMKAFGVAFFIMAIILVTQFNNFFQCLLILSAVIFSTMGVLIGLMAKGQPFGIVMSGVGVIALAGIVVNNNIVLIDTFNGLRQQGMLVREAAIRTGVQRLRPVMLTTITTILGLVPMVFQFNIDIIHQTFSIGAPSAQWWTQLSTAIAGGLTFATPLTLILTPCLLVLGHRKKERNQQALEEAANLDANTKLHSENHLNSDTNLSIENAH, from the coding sequence ATGCAAACATTAATTGAGGCTGCCTTAGCTCGCTCACGAACGGTAATGATGTTTTTTGTACTTATTTTAATCATGGGCACTGTGTCCTACATTGAAATTGCCAAAGAAAATGACCCTGACATTACGATCCCCATGGCGTATGTCTCGGTTTCGTTAGAAGGCATCTCACCTGAAGACGCCGACAGCTTACTTGTTCACCCATTGGAAAAAGAACTTAAAGGCCTTGACGGTTTAAAAGAACTTAAATCAACAGCATCCGAAGGCCATGCTTCTATAATGCTCGAGTTTCTATCTGGGATAGACATTGATCAAGCCATCAGCGACACCAAAGACAAGGTCGATAGAGCAAAAGGTGAACTGCCTTCTGATGCGGATGAACCAACGGTCACAGAAATCAATTTATCGACGTTTCCAGTGTTGCGTGTCAATTTGTCAGGCAACGTTGATTTTGCGACACTCAGCCGCACAGCCAAAAACCTTCAAGACGACATTGAAGCTGTTGACGGCGTTTTAGAAGCCAAAATAAGCGGCGATCGTGATCAACAAGCACAGATCATCATTCGTCCGGAACAGCTTGAGTCTTACAACTTATCCCTGGCTGATGTGGCCAATTTTGTGTCGGGTAATAACCGCCTAGTGGCAGCGGGAAATCTTGATACTGGTGCTGGACGCTTTTCCCTCAAGGTACCGGGTCTGCTAAAAACCAAGGAAGACATTCTGAATCTTCCAGTAAAAGCGGATGGTGACCAAGTCGTATTACTCAAAGACATCGCTACCGGCGAACTTACCTTTGAAGACGCCAACAGCTACGCCCGCGTTGAAGGCAAACGCAGCATTACCTTAGCGGTATCAAAACGGGTGGGGGCTAACATCATCAATACCATTCAAGCCGTAAAAGTCGTCGTCGAAAACGAAAGTCAACAGTGGCAAGGTGGCGTCGAATACAATTTGACGGGAGACAAATCCACAGACATAGAGACCTCCCTTAATGATCTTTTTAACAATGTGTTAACGGCAACCTTGTTAGTCATGATTGTAATTGTTTGGGCGTTAGGCATTCGCAGCGCATTTTTAGTTGGACTGGCCATTCCTGGGGCGTTTTTAGCGGGCATCTTAATTCTCGACTTGCAAGGTTACACCATTAACATGGTGGTACTGTTTGCGCTGATCTTAAGTGTCGGCATGCTGGTAGACGGCGCCATAGTGGTGACGGAATACGCAGACCGAAGATTGGCCGAAGGCGCTTCAAAAACACAAGCGTACAGTGAAGCGGCGAAACGCATGGCGTGGCCAATCACAGCATCCACCGCAACAACATTGGCCGTATTCATGCCTTTGTTGTTTTGGCCAGATATTGTCGGTGAATTTATGCAATTCATGCCCATCACCATTATAGCAACACTGTCTTCTTCCCTAGTCATGGCACTCATTGTACTGCCAACGATTGGTTCCATTATTGGCAAAAAAGGTGCCTACAGCAACAAGACCATGCACGCGTTACGTCTCTCCGAAACAGGGAATTTGCACGAGCTCACTGGCTTAACAGGCCTTTACGGCAAAGCGCTGACTCGACTGGTAGAAAGCCCCATTTGGGTGTTACTTTTCACAATTGCTTTATTGATTAGCGTTTTTGTTGGCTATGGAAAATTTGGCAAAGGCGTTGAATTCTTTCCCAATATTGAACCCGAGTCAGCAAATTTGGATATTCGTGCCCGAGGAGACCTATCTCTGGCCGAAAAAGATGCTCTCGTTAGGCAAGTTGAACAGCAACTTCTTGGCACAAGAGAGCTTAAGAGTGTGGTAGCTACGTCTTACGCGGCACCCGGAAACAATGCCGCACCAGACAGCATTGGCTCCATCAGTATGGAATTTATTGATTGGTATCAACGCGACACGGCGAGCGTCATTTTAGATCGCATTCGTGATAAGACCAAACAAATTCCTGGCATTGAAGTCAGTGCCGAAAAAGAACAAGGAGGACCTCAATCCGGTGCCGATATTCAGTTGCAGCTTAGTTCAAGCTATTCTCAAGCCCTGAACATCGCTGCGGATGAAATCAGCAAGCAACTGCTATTAAGAGAAGAGATCATTACGGTCAGCGACGACAGATCCCTTGCTGGCATTGAATGGCGTATCGACATCAATCGTGAGGAAGCCAGCCGCTATGGCGTTGATGTTAATAGCTTGGGTAATGCCATCAAGCTCGTGACAACCGGTATCACATTAAGTGATTTTTTACCTGAAGGAGCCGATGATAAAATCGATATCGTTTTGCGCTATCCGGTAAATCAACGCAACTTGGATCAACTTGATCAGTTACAGATTCCGACCAATCAGGGCAGCATTCCTGCGAGTAACTTTATTAATCGCTATGCAGCACCGAAACAAGGAGTCATCAATCGCACCGACGGTAAAAAAACCATCAAAATCGAAGCTGATGTAAAAGATGGCCTCGTTGTGGACGAAGTAATTAAGGCCATTAAAGTCAAACTTGATGCCGCCGGCATTGATAAAACCGTTAGCTATGAGTTCAGAGGCAACACGGAAGAGCAGCAAAAATCCATGATGTTTCTAATGAAAGCGTTTGGTGTGGCGTTTTTCATCATGGCGATTATTTTGGTTACTCAATTTAATAACTTCTTCCAATGCCTATTAATCTTAAGCGCGGTTATTTTCTCTACCATGGGCGTACTGATTGGGTTGATGGCTAAGGGTCAGCCATTCGGTATTGTTATGAGTGGTGTTGGGGTGATTGCGTTAGCGGGCATTGTGGTGAACAACAACATTGTTCTAATCGATACGTTTAACGGCTTACGCCAGCAAGGTATGTTAGTTCGCGAAGCGGCGATACGGACCGGAGTACAAAGATTGAGACCTGTAATGCTCACCACAATCACGACGATTCTCGGCTTGGTGCCCATGGTATTTCAATTTAACATTGATATCATCCATCAGACCTTCAGTATCGGTGCCCCTTCTGCACAATGGTGGACGCAACTGTCTACCGCCATTGCCGGTGGATTGACCTTTGCCACACCGCTCACTCTTATTTTAACACCCTGCCTATTAGTCCTAGGGCATCGAAAAAAGGAACGTAACCAACAAGCCCTAGAAGAAGCTGCCAACTTGGATGCAAACACCAAATTACATTCTGAGAATCATTTAAATTCAGATACCAATTTGAGTATTGAAAACGCCCATTAA
- the nfuA gene encoding Fe-S biogenesis protein NfuA, with translation MNITITDSAQEYLSSLLEKQDVEGIAVRIFIQQPGTPHAETCLAYCRPDEVNEADEILNLPKLKVYIEKNSINFLDEAFVDYATEKMGGQLTIKAPNAKMPKVTSDSPIEDQINYVLYSDINPGLAAHGGEVSLLEVIDGQVAVLKFGGGCQGCSAVDLTLKEGVEKTLMEKVPGLTAVKDSTDHTVTDNAFM, from the coding sequence ATGAACATTACAATTACGGATAGTGCCCAAGAATACCTTTCTTCTTTGCTTGAAAAACAAGATGTTGAGGGAATTGCAGTACGAATTTTTATTCAGCAGCCAGGAACGCCGCACGCAGAAACATGTCTGGCGTATTGCCGACCTGATGAAGTAAATGAAGCAGATGAGATTTTGAATCTGCCTAAATTAAAAGTCTATATCGAAAAGAATTCGATCAATTTTCTTGATGAAGCATTTGTGGATTATGCGACAGAGAAAATGGGAGGGCAGTTAACGATTAAGGCGCCTAACGCTAAAATGCCTAAGGTTACTTCTGACAGCCCGATAGAAGATCAGATCAATTATGTGCTCTATTCTGATATTAACCCAGGATTGGCGGCTCATGGCGGTGAAGTAAGTTTGCTCGAAGTGATTGATGGTCAAGTAGCTGTGTTGAAATTTGGCGGGGGGTGTCAAGGTTGCAGCGCTGTGGATTTGACGCTTAAAGAGGGCGTTGAAAAGACGCTAATGGAGAAGGTGCCGGGCCTCACAGCCGTGAAAGACTCAACGGACCATACCGTAACTGATAACGCATTTATGTAA
- a CDS encoding nitrite/sulfite reductase yields the protein MYQYDAIDQQLVEERVAQFRDQTRRYLNKELSEQEFLPLRLQNGLYVQRYAPMLRIAIPYGMLTSTQLRTLADISCRYDKAYGHFSTRQNLQLNWPKLEDVPDILAELATVQMHAVQTSGNCIRNTTTDQYAGVIADEVVDPRPYCELIRQWSTFHPEFAFLPRKFKIAVNATDSADRAATQVHDIGLHIKKDADGEIGFKVIVGGGLGRTPMVGVTISEFVPRADLLTYLDAIIRVYNQHGRRDNKYKARIKILVKALGIEEFRLRVDAEWAHLRGNESTVPMSEFDRLVHFFHDPSYDTLTNQPEALTTKLAQSAGFARWYERNTFVHKKAGYRIVTLTLKKAGQAPGDATAEQMQKAADLADTYSFGELRVSHEQNLVLADVRQDKLAELWDAAKEAGFATPTLGLLTDMICCPGGDFCALANAKSIPIAAQIQDTFSDLDYLYDLGNIDLNISGCMNACGHHHVGNIGILGVDKKGEEFYQISIGGASGHDASIGKILGPSFAQEEISQVIQKLMTVYVENRAEEERFIDTYRRVGITPFKEAAYAKAN from the coding sequence ATGTATCAATACGACGCCATTGACCAACAGCTTGTTGAAGAGCGTGTAGCACAATTTCGCGATCAAACACGCCGCTACCTTAACAAAGAGTTAAGCGAGCAAGAGTTCTTACCATTGCGTTTACAAAATGGCCTTTATGTCCAACGCTATGCACCAATGCTTCGTATCGCTATTCCTTACGGCATGCTCACAAGCACCCAACTTCGCACCCTAGCGGATATCAGTTGCCGCTATGACAAAGCTTATGGGCATTTTAGTACACGCCAAAACTTGCAACTCAACTGGCCCAAACTTGAAGACGTTCCTGATATTTTAGCCGAATTGGCAACAGTACAAATGCACGCTGTACAAACGAGCGGTAACTGCATTCGTAACACAACAACCGATCAGTACGCCGGCGTTATCGCAGACGAAGTCGTTGATCCTCGCCCCTACTGCGAGCTTATTCGCCAATGGTCAACCTTTCACCCAGAATTCGCTTTCTTGCCACGCAAATTTAAAATTGCCGTCAATGCTACCGATTCGGCTGATCGTGCTGCGACGCAAGTTCACGATATTGGCCTACACATCAAAAAAGACGCTGACGGCGAGATTGGCTTTAAGGTAATTGTCGGTGGCGGTCTTGGTCGCACACCAATGGTCGGTGTAACTATTAGCGAATTTGTTCCTCGCGCTGACCTACTCACTTATTTAGACGCCATTATTCGTGTTTACAACCAACATGGACGTCGTGACAACAAATACAAAGCACGCATCAAGATACTCGTGAAAGCGCTTGGCATTGAAGAGTTTCGTCTTCGTGTTGATGCGGAGTGGGCGCACTTACGCGGGAATGAAAGCACCGTTCCGATGAGTGAATTTGATCGTCTAGTCCATTTTTTCCATGACCCATCCTACGATACCTTGACCAACCAACCAGAAGCCTTAACGACTAAACTTGCTCAAAGTGCAGGGTTCGCGCGCTGGTACGAGCGCAATACTTTTGTACATAAAAAAGCAGGCTACCGCATTGTTACGCTGACGCTGAAAAAAGCAGGCCAAGCGCCTGGCGATGCGACCGCGGAACAAATGCAAAAAGCCGCCGATCTTGCGGATACTTACAGCTTTGGTGAACTGCGTGTTAGTCATGAGCAAAACCTGGTTTTGGCTGATGTACGTCAAGATAAACTTGCCGAATTATGGGACGCCGCTAAAGAAGCGGGCTTTGCCACTCCTACACTTGGCTTGCTAACGGACATGATTTGCTGCCCCGGTGGCGACTTCTGCGCACTCGCCAATGCTAAGTCCATCCCGATCGCAGCACAAATTCAAGACACCTTCAGCGATTTAGATTATTTGTATGACCTTGGGAATATTGATCTCAATATCTCTGGCTGCATGAATGCTTGTGGTCACCACCATGTTGGTAACATTGGCATACTAGGTGTTGATAAAAAAGGCGAAGAGTTCTACCAAATATCAATTGGTGGTGCATCTGGCCATGATGCCAGTATTGGCAAGATCCTTGGCCCCTCCTTTGCACAAGAGGAGATTAGCCAAGTCATCCAGAAACTTATGACTGTTTATGTTGAGAATCGCGCTGAAGAAGAGCGCTTTATTGATACTTATCGCCGCGTTGGCATCACACCATTTAAAGAGGCCGCTTATGCCAAAGCTAATTAA
- a CDS encoding DUF934 domain-containing protein encodes MPKLIKNGEIIDNTFTWHQDAEQAVTKNAIISAKQWLSEEYASNSVAGIWLDAGDGVECLDSVDLNQFDVIGIHFPAFADGRGFSYARLLRERRQYDGEIRALGHFIPDQLGYLLRVGFTSFQFNDNVNLEKALELHKPFSIAYQGDVSDPRPIFLRR; translated from the coding sequence ATGCCAAAGCTAATTAAGAACGGTGAAATAATCGACAATACTTTTACTTGGCATCAGGATGCTGAACAAGCTGTCACAAAAAATGCCATTATTTCTGCAAAACAATGGCTCAGTGAAGAATACGCTTCGAATAGTGTTGCTGGAATTTGGCTAGATGCTGGAGACGGCGTTGAATGCCTTGATAGCGTGGATTTAAACCAGTTTGACGTTATTGGCATACACTTCCCAGCTTTCGCTGATGGTCGTGGCTTTAGCTATGCAAGACTATTAAGGGAAAGACGTCAATATGATGGTGAAATCAGAGCTCTAGGGCATTTCATTCCCGACCAGCTTGGTTATTTATTACGTGTTGGCTTTACGAGCTTCCAGTTCAATGACAATGTCAATTTGGAAAAGGCGCTTGAGCTTCACAAACCCTTTTCGATTGCTTACCAAGGCGATGTTTCTGATCCTAGACCAATTTTTTTGCGAAGATAG
- a CDS encoding TIGR04211 family SH3 domain-containing protein produces the protein MSKKRIISLIVGTLLCTTAHSATVYISDIQFVAIREGQDNSTRAVERGLKSGTPLQLIEQSDGYTKVRTPSGNEGWVADYFLSEDMVSRDQILNLQSRLEQSVEDRDSIADVLTTTQQTVQELNNTNASMSEENDALKQQLEEASELTKRAQIIVSQNSDVSYQIESLKQQAMNATAQLNALQNTTEQKWFMIGVATLLGGLFLGISLPLMRRKKNNTGSWS, from the coding sequence GTGTCTAAAAAACGTATCATTAGCCTAATTGTTGGCACACTACTTTGCACGACGGCGCATTCTGCGACCGTATACATATCAGACATCCAGTTTGTTGCCATTCGAGAAGGACAAGACAACAGCACAAGAGCAGTCGAACGAGGCCTCAAAAGCGGCACCCCATTACAATTAATAGAACAAAGTGATGGCTACACCAAAGTAAGAACACCCAGTGGCAATGAAGGCTGGGTCGCCGATTATTTTTTAAGTGAAGACATGGTCAGCAGAGACCAAATTCTAAACTTACAGAGCCGGTTAGAGCAAAGCGTTGAAGACAGAGACAGTATCGCTGACGTGTTAACGACAACACAACAAACTGTGCAAGAACTAAATAATACAAACGCCTCGATGTCAGAGGAAAATGACGCACTAAAACAACAACTTGAAGAAGCCAGCGAGCTAACAAAACGCGCTCAAATAATTGTTTCTCAGAACAGTGATGTCTCTTATCAGATTGAAAGCCTCAAACAGCAAGCTATGAATGCGACGGCACAACTAAACGCACTCCAAAACACCACAGAACAAAAATGGTTTATGATTGGCGTAGCAACATTATTGGGTGGGCTTTTTCTTGGTATATCTCTGCCCTTGATGCGTCGAAAGAAAAATAACACTGGATCTTGGTCTTAA